The following proteins are co-located in the Anser cygnoides isolate HZ-2024a breed goose chromosome 2, Taihu_goose_T2T_genome, whole genome shotgun sequence genome:
- the MIOS gene encoding GATOR2 complex protein MIOS: MSGSKPDILWAPHHVDRFVVCDSELSLYHIESAVSSELKAGSLRLSEETTATLLSINSDTPYMKCVAWYPKYDPECLLAVGQANGRVVLTSLGQDHNSKSKDLIGKEFVPKHARQCNTLAWNPLDSNWLAAGLDKHRADFSVLIWDISSKYAPETAVATEKVRLSTGDPEVGLVVTKPLYELGQNDACLSLCWLPRDQKLLLAGMHRNLAIFDLRNTSQKIFVNTKAVQGVTVDPYFHDRVASFYEGQVAIWDLRKFEKPVLTLTEQPKPLTKVAWCPTRTGLLATLTRDSNIIRLYDMQHTPTPIGDETEPTIIERSVQPCENYIASFAWHPTSQNRMVVVTPNRTMSDFTVFERISLAWSPVTSLMWACGRHLYECTEEGKANSLEKDIATKMRLRALSRYGLDTEQVWRNHLLAGNEDPQLKSLWYTLHFMKQYTEDMDQKLTGNKGPLVYAGIKSIVKSSLGTTENLRHSRSGSDRQADIIQYLSEERSLALQLCGWIKKGADLDVEPFLNSLEQEGDWERAAAVALFNLDIRRAIQILNKGASSGKGDLNLNVVAMALSGYTDEKNSLWREMCSTLRLQLNNPYLCAMFAFLTSESGSYDGVLYENNVAVRDRVAFACKFLNDAQLNRFIEKLTNEMKDAGNLEGILLTGLTKDGVDLMESYVDRTGDVQTASYCMLQGSPSDVLKDERVQYWIENYRNLLDAWRFWHKRAEFDIHRSKLDPSSKPLAQVFVSCNFCGKSISYSCSAIPHQGRGFSQYGVSGSPTKSKVTSCPGCRKPLPRCALCLINMGTPVSSCPGGSKSDEKVDLSKDKKLAQFNNWFTWCHNCRHGGHAGHMLSWFRDHTECPVSACSCKCMQLDTTGNLIPAETVQA; encoded by the exons ATGAGTGGCTCCAAACCTGATATTCTTTGGGCCCCACACCATGTCGACCGCTTTGTTGTGTGTGATTCGGAACTGAGCCTTTATCACATTGAATCTGCCGTAAGTTCAGAACTCAAGGCAGGGTCCTTGCGGCTGTCAGAAGAAACTACAGCCACGTTGTTGTCCATAAATTCAGATACACCATATATGAAATGCGTGGCTTGGTATCCAAAGTATGATCCCGAATGTCTTCTTGCCGTTGGACAGGCCAACGGCCGAGTGGTACTTACTAGCCTTGGCCAGGATCACAACTCAAAATCTAAAGATTTGATAGGCAAAGAGTTTGTTCCCAAGCACGCACGGCAATGCAATACCCTGGCATGGAACCCACTAGATAGTAACTGGCTTGCTGCTGGATTAGATAAACATCGGGCTGACTTTTCAGTACTCATCTGGGATATAAGTAGCAAATATGCTCCAGAGACTGCGGTTGCTACAGAGAAAGTGAGGCTTTCAACAGGCGATCCAGAAGTGGGACTGGTAGTAACAAAGCCACTTTATGAATTAGGGCAGAATGATGCTTGCCTCTCTCTTTGTTGGCTTCCACGGGATCAAAAGCTTCTTCTAGCTGGAATGCATCGAAATCTGGCTATCTTTGATCTGAGGAATACAAgccaaaaaatatttgtcaataCCAAGGCTGTCCAAGGAGTGACTGTCGATCCATATTTCCATGATCGTGTAGCTTCCTTCTATGAAGGTCAGGTTGCCATATGGGATTTAAGGAAGTTTGAAAAGCCTGTTTTGACCTTGACAGAGCAACCAAAGCCTTTAACAAAAGTCGCATGGTGTCCTACAAGAACTGGGCTGCTAGCTACTTTAACAAGGGATAGTAATATCATTAGGCTGTATGACATGCAGCATACTCCCACGCCTATTGGGGATGAAACTGAGCCTACAATCATCGAAAGAAGTGTCCAACCATGTGAAAACTACATTGCTTCGTTTGCCTGGCATCCCACGAGTCAAAATCGAATGGTAGTGGTGACTCCCAACAGGACTATGTCTGACTTCACAGTGTTTGAAAGAATTTCTCTTGCATGGAGTCCAGTGACATCATTAATGTGGGCTTGTGGACGACATCTATATGAATGTACAGAAGAGGGAAAGGCTAATTCCTTGGAAAAAGACATAGCAACCAAAATGCGGCTCAGAGCGTTATCGAGGTATGGTCTTGATACTGAACAAGTTTGGAGAAATCACCTCCTAGCTGGAAATGAAGATCCCCAGCTGAAATCACTTTGGTACACTCTGCATT TTATGAAGCAGTATACTGAAGATATGGATCAAAAACTTACAGGAAACAAAGGTCCCTTAGTTTATGCTGGCATTAAGTCTATTGTGAAGTCATCTTTGG GAACAACAGAGAACCTCAGGCACAGCAGGAGTGGATCTGATAGACAGGCAGATATTATTCAGTATCTGAGTGAGGAGAGATCCTTGGCTTTGCAGCTCTGTGGGTGGATAAAGAAGGGAGCAGACTTAGATGTGGAACCTTTTTTAAATTCATTGGAACAGGAAGGAGACTGGGAACGAGCTGCTGCTGTAGCACTGTTCAATTTGGACATACGGCGAGCAATACAAATTCTAAATAAAGGTGCTTCCTCAGGAAAAG gTGATCTGAACCTTAATGTAGTAGCAATGGCTCTATCAGGCTACACAGATGAGAAGAACTCACTTTGGAGAGAAATGTGCAGTACTCTAAGACTGCAGTTGAACAATCCCTACTTGTGTGCtatgtttgcttttctgacaAGTGAGTCTGGTTCATACGATGGTGTTTTG TATGAAAATAATGTAGCTGTACGAGACAGAGTTGCGTTCGCTTGCAAGTTCCTCAATGATGCTCAG ctGAACAGGTTTATTGAAAAGCTGACGAATGAAATGAAAGATGCTGGGAATTTGGAGGGAATACTGTTAACAGGGCTGACAAAAGATGGAGTGGACTTGATGGAAAGTTACGTTGACAGAACGGGAGATGTCCAGACAGCAAGCTATTGCATGTTACAG GGTTCTCCATCAGATGTACTTAAGGATGAGAGGGTTCAGTACTGGATTGAGAACTACAGAAATCTTTTAGATGCGTGGAGATTTTGGCATAAACGTGCAGAATTTGATATCCATAGGAGTAAGCTGGATCCTAGTTCAAAGCCTTTAGCCCAG GTGTTTGTGAGTTGcaatttctgtggaaaatcCATCTCGTACAGCTGTTCAGCCATTCCTCATCAGGGGCGGGGTTTTAGCCAATATGGAGTTAGTGGTTCACCAACAAAGTCAAAAGTTACGAGCTGTCCTGGTTGTCGTAAGCCCCTTCCTCGCTGTGCACTTTGCTTGATAAATATGGGAACTCCAGTTTCCAGCTGTCCAG GAGGATCTAAGTCAGATGAAAAAGTGGATCTTAGCAAAGATAAGAAGCTAGCCCAGTTCAACAACTGGTTTACTTGGTGTCACAACTGTAGGCATGGTGGACACGCTGGGCATATGCTTAGCTGGTTCAG GGACCACACTGAGTGCCCTGTGTCTGCCTGTTCATGTAAGTGTATGCAGCTGGATACCACAGGGAATCTCATTCCAGCAGAGACTGTTCAGGCATAA
- the UMAD1 gene encoding UBAP1-MVB12-associated (UMA)-domain containing protein 1 isoform X2 gives MMARMGRRQSGQVALWAAQGSMHSLQKECLQGFSRAASASGLRQMVQVSCLGSSAGSSRRGWLIVLAAARAWGCSSSAGRCSDDERVSSASGPQHLPRRSTAEPQRLAVHQRHLNALCSTRRTSMLCLQPERPQHLTCPQKDLDISSSTSRTGVPHLPPRRTSRLSCHRKDFDVSRSTGRTSTSHLPLATPPRTFQQWDLNLSSVTSRTERRLDAQGIYSQLPFVRSSGDSDSVVTSHGSWGAPDGSTGGDNNLEEEKKRLCSASSEKVKIQRRLQCQREKQMDLLLWVYFKMLMCRVLIVLAAKLERSQCAGAARAAAPQGG, from the exons ATGATGGCAAGGATGGGCCGCCGGCAGAGCGGGCAGGTGGCTCTGTGGGCGGCCCAGGGCTCGATGCACTCCCTGCAGAAGGAGTGCCTGCAGGGGTTCAGTCGTGCTGCATCGGCCAGCGGGCTCAGGCAAATGGTGCAAGTCTCTTGTCTGGGTTCCTCCGCCGGCAGCTCCCGGCGTGGCTGGCTCATTGTGCTTGCGGCTGCTCGGGCGTGGGGATGCTCGTCCTCCGCGGGACGCTGCTCCGATGACGAACGGGTATCAAGCGCCTCCGGTCCTCAGCACCTCCCTCGCAGGTCAACGGCAGAGCCTCAAAGACTCGCAGTCCACCAGCGGCACCTCAATGCCTTGTGCTCCACCAGACGCACCTCGATGCTTTGCCTGCAACCAGAGAGACCTCAGCATCTCACGTGCCCCCAGAAGGACCTTGACATCTCCAGTTCCACCAGCAGGACTGGGGTTCCTCACCTGCCACCCAGAAGGACTTCGCGTCTATCGTGTCACAGGAAGGATTTTGACGTCTCGCGTTCCACAGGAAGGACGTCAACGTCGCACCTTCCACTCGCAACACCACCTCGCACGTTCCAGCAGTGGGACCTCAACCTCTCAAGTGTCACCAGCCGGACTGAACGCAggctggacgctcagggcatTTATAGCCAGCTGCCTTTTGTGAGGTCATCGGGTGACAGCGACTCTGTGGTGACATCACACGGCTCTTGGGGTGCCCCTGATGGCAGCACTGGTGGGG ATAACAacttagaagaagaaaaaaagaggctaTGTTCGGCTTCTTCCGAAAAAGTCAAGATTCAAAGAAGATTGCAGTGCCAGAGAGAGAAGCAGATGGATTTGTTATTGTGG GTTTATTTTAAGATGCTGATGTGCAGGGTCTTGATTGTTCTTGCAGCAAAATTAGAAAGAAGCCAGTGTGCAGGAGCAGCGAGGGCGGCTGCTCCACAAGGCGGGTGA
- the UMAD1 gene encoding UBAP1-MVB12-associated (UMA)-domain containing protein 1 isoform X4: MMARMGRRQSGQVALWAAQGSMHSLQKECLQGFSRAASASGLRQMVQVSCLGSSAGSSRRGWLIVLAAARAWGCSSSAGRCSDDERVSSASGPQHLPRRSTAEPQRLAVHQRHLNALCSTRRTSMLCLQPERPQHLTCPQKDLDISSSTSRTGVPHLPPRRTSRLSCHRKDFDVSRSTGRTSTSHLPLATPPRTFQQWDLNLSSVTSRTERRLDAQGIYSQLPFVRSSGDSDSVVTSHGSWGAPDGSTGGDNNLEEEKKRLCSASSEKVKIQRRLQCQREKQMDLLLWQN, from the exons ATGATGGCAAGGATGGGCCGCCGGCAGAGCGGGCAGGTGGCTCTGTGGGCGGCCCAGGGCTCGATGCACTCCCTGCAGAAGGAGTGCCTGCAGGGGTTCAGTCGTGCTGCATCGGCCAGCGGGCTCAGGCAAATGGTGCAAGTCTCTTGTCTGGGTTCCTCCGCCGGCAGCTCCCGGCGTGGCTGGCTCATTGTGCTTGCGGCTGCTCGGGCGTGGGGATGCTCGTCCTCCGCGGGACGCTGCTCCGATGACGAACGGGTATCAAGCGCCTCCGGTCCTCAGCACCTCCCTCGCAGGTCAACGGCAGAGCCTCAAAGACTCGCAGTCCACCAGCGGCACCTCAATGCCTTGTGCTCCACCAGACGCACCTCGATGCTTTGCCTGCAACCAGAGAGACCTCAGCATCTCACGTGCCCCCAGAAGGACCTTGACATCTCCAGTTCCACCAGCAGGACTGGGGTTCCTCACCTGCCACCCAGAAGGACTTCGCGTCTATCGTGTCACAGGAAGGATTTTGACGTCTCGCGTTCCACAGGAAGGACGTCAACGTCGCACCTTCCACTCGCAACACCACCTCGCACGTTCCAGCAGTGGGACCTCAACCTCTCAAGTGTCACCAGCCGGACTGAACGCAggctggacgctcagggcatTTATAGCCAGCTGCCTTTTGTGAGGTCATCGGGTGACAGCGACTCTGTGGTGACATCACACGGCTCTTGGGGTGCCCCTGATGGCAGCACTGGTGGGG ATAACAacttagaagaagaaaaaaagaggctaTGTTCGGCTTCTTCCGAAAAAGTCAAGATTCAAAGAAGATTGCAGTGCCAGAGAGAGAAGCAGATGGATTTGTTATTGTGG CAAAATTAG
- the RPA3 gene encoding replication protein A 14 kDa subunit, translated as MMEDAHEAPRHRIAAAQLAQHIGRPVCFVGRLQKVHPSGKLFVLVDGEGKQATVELNEPLDEEISGVIEVVGRVTNQATIMCMSYVQFREDKSPFDLELYNEALKIIHEFPEYFPFGTGRNN; from the exons ATGATGGAGGACGCGCATGAGGCGCCGCGGCACCGCATCGCCGCCGCCCAGCTGGCGCAGCACATCGGGAGGCCCGTCTGCTTCGTGGGGCGGCTCCAGAAG GTGCACCCCAGCGGGAAGCTTTTCGTGCTGGTGGACGGCGAGGGGAAGCAGGCGACCGTGGAGCTGAACGAGCCC CTAGACGAAGAGATCTCAGGAGTTATTGAAGTGGTGGGAAGGGTAACAAATCAGGCAACCATCATGTGCATGTCATACGTCCAGTTCAGAGAAGATAAAAGTCCATTTG ATCTGGAACTCTACAATGAAGCACTGAAAATTATTCATGAATTCCCCGAATACTTCCCATTCGGTACCGGGAGGAACAATTGA